A stretch of DNA from Lycium ferocissimum isolate CSIRO_LF1 chromosome 4, AGI_CSIRO_Lferr_CH_V1, whole genome shotgun sequence:
CAGCCGTCTAACATCTTGCTAGCATAGTAGATAGAATGAAAAACTTTCTCTCGTCGCTGTCCCAAAGACAACCCCACAGCGTTGTCACTTGTATCACATATTAACTCGAATGGAAAGTTCCAGTCAAGTGCAATGATTATTGGTGCAGTCACTAATCTCTTCTTTAGACCTTCAAAGGCTTTAATACACGCATCATCAAATAGGAATTTCACATCCTTTTCAAGTAATCTGCACATCGGACTTGAGATCTTTGAAAATCCTTTATGAAGCGCCTGTAGAATCCCGATGCCCAAGAAACCGCGCACACCCTTGACCGATATGGGGGGTGGCGCCTTCTCAATGACCTCCACTTTTGCACGATCAATCTCCACCCTCTCTTTGAAACCTCAGTGCCCAAGAACTATGCCTTCTCGGACCATAAAGTGACATTTTTCCCAATTTAAGACCAGGTTAGTTTCTTCACATCTTGCCAGCACTCGGTCTAAATTCTGCAAGCAAACCTCAAAAGAGTTCCCGAATACCAAAAAATCATCCATGAACACTTCTACGAAGTCCTTAACCATCTCTGAAAAAATAGCCATCATGCACCTTTGGAAAGTCGCGGGTTCATTACACAACCTAAATGGCATGCGTTTGAAAGCATATGTGCCATAAGGGCATGTAAACGTGGTCTTCTCCTAATCCTCCGGAGCAATAGCTATCCGATTGTAGCCAGAATAGCCATctagaaaataataaaactcTTGCCCGGCTAACCTGTCTAGCATTTGATCTATGAAGGGAATAGATAGCATCCTTCGGTCGCCTCGTCACCTTGCGATAATCCATGCATTCTCCATCCGTTGATTGTTCTAGTAGGAACGAGCTCGTTTTTGTCATTTGTCACAACTGTCATCCCTCCTTTCTTCGCGACGCATTGCACCAGGCTCACCCACTTACTGTCCGAAATGGGAAAAATAATGCCTGAATCTAACCACTTAATTACCTCTTTCTTGACAAACTCCTTCATCACAAGGTTTAGTCTCCGTTGATGCCGTGCGCTAAAGCTTACATCATCCTCCACGAGTATCTTGTATGCACAACGCGGGGCTAATTCCCCGAATATCAGATATCTGCCACCCCAATGCTCTTTTGTGGGACTTCAATACTCTGAGGCAAATACTAACCTCTTCGGTGGTCAACTCTGCAACCAATATCACTGGCAAGGTATCCCCCTCACCTAAGAATGCATATTTAAGATGGGCGGGCAGGGGCTTCAATTCCAACTTCGGAGGCTCTTCAATTGATAACTTCGGAGTTACTCCCATTGTCCCTGTCTAATGCTCAAACTCGCCCGCCGAATATAAATACTTGCCATATCCGTATCTGCACCATCTCAAACGCCGCCGTGTCACCAAAAATATCATCCCCCACCAAGGCTCTCTCCAATGGATCATGAGAAGTGATGAGTGGCCTTCGTGTATCATCATTCGAACAATGACCGGAAAGCTCCTCATAGGTTGCGAGTGCATCTTCGAGCTTGGTATACATTGAAGACCTCTACTTTATCATGTACTCGCAGTAAGTCGCCCAAACTAGCCTACATCAATAAGTGCTCTCCTCAGGCAAGAACGGACGCCCCAAAATAAATGGGACTTCCGGGTCTGGCTCGAAATCCAATATCACGAAGTCAGCAGGAATTATCAACGACCCTATTGTACGAATACATCTTCAATAATGCCTTCGGGTCTTGCTAATGATCTGTCTGCCAGCTGAAGAACTATAGTAGTTGGTCTGGGCACTCCCAAACCTAGCTTCCGGAAGATAGACGAAGGCATCAGATTTATACTTGCACCTAGGTCACAAAGTGCTCGAGCAACAACCTGTGTCCCAATAGAAATCTCAATAGTGAAACTTTCGGGATCCTTCAATTTTATGGGCAACTTGTTCTGAATACGAGAAGTGCACTCCTCAGTAAGTGCAACCGTGGCATACTCTATGAAACGGcttctttttgcaacaatatCTTTGATGTACTTAGCATACTTTGGAATACCCTGCAAAGATATCGACCAAGGGGACGTTCACATGTACCTGCTTaagcaaatcaagaaacttCTTGTAAGTAGCCTCTTCTTTTTGTCTTGCCAGACGTTGAAGGAATGGAGGCGGTGGCTTTGAAACCACGGCTCCTCGTGGGCGCTTAAGCATCTGGTGCCTCGACCGCTTTTTTTCACTTCTTTCTGTGGCAATCTTCTCTTTTTCAGCCTCTACTCGGCCAGTTTTCTTTGAAGCCACTTCCTCTAGTTCTCTCCCATTTCGCAGAGTTACAGCATTGCAAGGCTTGGGATTCACATCTGTGTCACTTGGAAGTCCTCCAGGTGGTCTAGTATTTTGTGCACCAGCTATCTGTCCCATCTGCCTCTCTAAATTCCGCACAGCCAAATCGCGATTCTGATTATCTGCTATCAACTTCTGCTGGTCTAGCATCATCATCTGCATGTCACTCATCATCTTTTTCATCATCTCTTCTATACTGTTTGTGGGAGCTTGAGGAGCAGGTGTTGGCTGATAGTTCTGCTTCTGATTACCTGAGTTGTTACTCCACCTGAAATTCGGGTGGTTCCTCCAATTTGGGTTGTAGGAATTTCCGTATTGATTGTTGTTTCCTTGCCCTTACTGCCCGCATTATCCACAAAGTATATGGATGCGGGATTTGCGGGCATTTTCATCATTTGTTGTGACCCTCTCCGCGTACATCACAAAAGGCTATGGCTTGCTTTACCGCATGCACTGCGGCACTTGCGACGCAAGCCTAACTTCCCGAGTTCGGTGGCGCATGGCATCAATCTGTGCTGATAATGTTGTAAAATTATCTACTTCAAAGATGCCCGGTGCTTTCCTAACTGAACTGCTAGCTGCATCATCCTGCCAGTCTGGAGTGCTCTGAGTAAACCTGTTCAATAGTGTGAATAGTTCTTCATAGCTTAGATCAAGAGCCTGCCCTCCTGCAACAGTGTCTAGTGATGACTTATGTTGGGCATCCAGACTCTCAATAAATGTGTGTGCCAGAACTTCATTCGTCTGATGGTGGTGAGGACAATCTCTGAGAAGACCCTTAAACCTCTCCCAAGCTTGATAcaaattttctccatttttctgcCTGAATGACATGATCTCCCCTCGGAGGCGAGCGGTCTTTGCTGGTGGAAAGAACCTTGTCAAGAATTTCGTCGCCAAGTCATCCCACATAGTGATAGAATTGGCGGTCTCTGCTAATAACCAGTTACTTGCATTCCCCAATAGAGAGAAGGGGGAACAAATCGCCGCACATATTCTTTAGTGACCCTTCTAGTAGCAAAACTATCGACAATCTGCAGAAAAGTATGGATGTGACGCTGGGATCCTCGTGTGGCATTCCCGTGAATTGCCCACTAGAGTGAAGTAGTTGAATCATAGGATGCTTCAGCTCAAAGTGCCCTTCGATGGTGGGCTTGATAATGCTTGAAGTGACATCCGCCACACGAGGCACTGCAATCTCTCTCACTTTCGCCGGTTGATTATTAGCCATGACCACAGGTAATTCTGCGATAGCCTGCGAAATAAATTTAAATCTCTCCTGCGCCGATTGAAAGTACGTTCAGGCTCAGGATCGAGTTCCTCAAGATTTTTTTGACTCGCAGTCCTTCGCATTCGAGTAAAGTACCCGCAATCAAGTAACGGTTAAGATCAAGACGTTAATACTTGGATAAAATGAAGCAATAAAATTTATTATggcaaaaataattgatttctaagtcctcggca
This window harbors:
- the LOC132053794 gene encoding uncharacterized protein LOC132053794 — translated: MWDDLATKFLTRFFPPAKTARLRGEIMSFRQKNGENLYQAWERFKGLLRDCPHHHQTNEVLAHTFIESLDAQHKSSLDTVAGGQALDLSYEELFTLLNRFTQSTPDWQDDAASSSVRKAPGIFEVDNFTTLSAQIDAMRHRTREVRLASQVPQCMRWSNNSGNQKQNYQPTPAPQAPTNSIEEMMKKMMSDMQMMMLDQQKLIADNQNRDLAVRNLERQMGQIAGAQNTRPPGGLPSDTDVNPKPCNAVTLRNGRELEEVASKKTGRVEAEKEKIATERSEKKRSRHQMLKRPRGAVVSKPPPPFLQRLARQKEEATYKKFLDLLKQGIPKYAKYIKDIVAKRSRFIEYATVALTEECTSRIQNKLPIKLKDPESFTIEISIGTQVVARALCDLGASINLMPSSIFRKLGLGVPRPTTIVLQLADRSLARPEGIIEDVFVQ